The Actinomycetota bacterium genomic sequence ATTCTCAGAAAGATACTCATATTTCCGGGAATCTGAACCCACCGCAAATACCAGGTAGCTTAAATCTGGAGCAGCAGCAAAAGCCACCAGGCTGGTATAGGGATAGTCCCTGGTATGGGTGGCCAATACTGCCAGGCCCTGTCCCCTGAGCAGTTCCTTTATTTTAGCTTTCACTTGTTTTTGATTGAGCATGATTTATTATTATAGGATAAAATGGTTAAAAATATATATATTTTAAGCTTAAATGTTATAATTATTACTATAAGCAATTTGAAAGGTGATAAGCTATGGCTAAAGAAGTAAAAAGTGATGAAATGTTTTGCCCTGAATGTGGCGCTGCTATAAAAAAAGGGTTTATGACCTGTTCCAATTGTAAGCTAAAGGTAAGACTAACCGAAGAGATAAATAAAAAGCAGGAAGAACAGGGAGAAAAATAAGGCGCTGATACCGGTTAACTTTCTACAAAGCCATTAATTAAACCCCAGCTTGTTCCTGGCCGTCTTTGGCCTATTTTCCTAATTTATTAGCTTTACAATTTTCAATTAGGCCTATAAATTTTTCTATACTTTTGCGGTAACGTTCTGCTGAGATTAGATACCCATTGCTATGGGTTCCGGCTATGGTAACCAGCTCTTTTTCTGATTCTATGGCCTGGTAAAGCTTTAGGGCATGATGGTAGGGTATATAACCGTCCTGTTTGCTATGCATCAATAACACCGGACATTTCACTTTGGCCACAGATTTTAAGGTGTTATAGTCAAATTGTAAAAACCTTCTAACCGGTAGGCTGGGATAAAGATGTTTTCCCATATCTTTCATAGAGGTAAAGGTGGAATCCAGCACCAAGCCGCCAGGCGTAAATACAGCAGCCAATTCCGCTGCTATGGGACCTCCCAATGACCGGCCGAATATAATGATTTTATCCAGACCTAAACCCCGGTCCCCAGTCAAATAGCTTAAGGCGGCCATGCCGTCTCTGTAAGTGCCTTTTTCACTGGGCAGGCCCTGGCTTCTGCCATACCCCCGGTAATCAATTATAAATACATTAAGCCCTACCTGGTTAAAAATTTTAATAAGCTCCAGCCTGTGGGATATATTTCCCCCATTCCCATGGAAAACTAATATAGTCTTATCTCCCGGTCCTGGTATCCACCACCCATTAAGCCTTATTTTAGGCTCAGAATAGAAATATATATCTTCATATTTGAGCCCGGCGCTGGCCGGGGTACCTATGATATCAGCAGAAGGATGATAGATGTGGCTGGCCTGGGTTAGGAATTTAGAAATAGCATAAGCTGCATAAGCTATGGCGGCCAAAGCAGCTATTATAATTAAAACTTTTAAGGTGGTCATTTTGTAAAATAATCATGATAAGCAAACAAGGCAGGAAAGCCCCCGCTATGTAAAAATACTATATTGCTTTTAGCCCTAAATTT encodes the following:
- a CDS encoding alpha/beta hydrolase; the encoded protein is MTTLKVLIIIAALAAIAYAAYAISKFLTQASHIYHPSADIIGTPASAGLKYEDIYFYSEPKIRLNGWWIPGPGDKTILVFHGNGGNISHRLELIKIFNQVGLNVFIIDYRGYGRSQGLPSEKGTYRDGMAALSYLTGDRGLGLDKIIIFGRSLGGPIAAELAAVFTPGGLVLDSTFTSMKDMGKHLYPSLPVRRFLQFDYNTLKSVAKVKCPVLLMHSKQDGYIPYHHALKLYQAIESEKELVTIAGTHSNGYLISAERYRKSIEKFIGLIENCKANKLGK